From Hydrogenimonas thermophila:
TGTGGTGCAAGCACACGATCACACATTGCATATAGCATCTGCTCCTCTTTCATATTATGCTGTTGTAAAAGAATCATAATAGTATCTGCAACAGAGAAGAAACGCTCTTTATCCTCTTTATCAATTGCATCTTTTAACTGCTCCAAAAGACCTCTTACCTGATTATGCTCATAACACATTACCTTGGTTGGACCTTCAGTATTGCCTGTTACTTCTTCAAATCTTGGAAAAAGTATCTCTTCCTCTTTATCAAAGTGTTTTAGTGTATCTATCATAAACTTTTCAAAATGCTCAAATGCTTCTTTAAAATCACCATTATTTACAGCCTGTTCTGCTTTTGCAAAAGACTCATCGCACATACGATGCTCATCACGCATAAAATTTGAAATTTCCACAATCTACTCCTTAAACATAAAATATATTTTACCCATCAAAAGTGCTGTTACAGCAAGAAATGAGACCATAATCCAATCCATTAAGTC
This genomic window contains:
- a CDS encoding hemerythrin domain-containing protein produces the protein MEISNFMRDEHRMCDESFAKAEQAVNNGDFKEAFEHFEKFMIDTLKHFDKEEEILFPRFEEVTGNTEGPTKVMCYEHNQVRGLLEQLKDAIDKEDKERFFSVADTIMILLQQHNMKEEQMLYAMCDRVLAPQASELVEKMKAL